One window of the Podospora pseudocomata strain CBS 415.72m chromosome 7, whole genome shotgun sequence genome contains the following:
- a CDS encoding hypothetical protein (CAZy:GT55; COG:H; EggNog:ENOG503NWJN), protein MRYTLPLGSRPFGPLCIMPQMEVVELEPRPTNRDNRLYGASELSGLGRTGHQSQRRPQHNQDPDHDAESTVAVFPDELDRILEKLVIVVPCKDEPVDVIRGVIAGIPSRCAVILVSNCSHQHGENGWEAQERMLAGFCAWGREGCFVHQQYPGAAMAFKEAGVPEILDTASGRIRNGKGEGMYLGIAMAKSYFPHHQYIGFIDADNRIPGSVVEYCKAYAGGFALAQRSAAKSGTEREDVMVRISWASKPKYSASTGRIEFVQQGRSSRIINSFLNRLFAKAGQQDEFITTGNAGEHAMTMEMALKMRMANGYAIEPFQYIEPLLRNKIPSANLPNASQTTRIVQIKTANPHLHRETGDEHIIKMWAAGLGALYHHLLGVDSVSGLGTTTLATLRKDMHRFALQNGAIQGQEELPRPNIYPSLDNADLDSFRDLLGEPCSGHVYEGLGFYGLVDQAWASSGTNSPASQSTLEHDSWGEDDQRSSASSEEEPEVLSDSSKQGE, encoded by the coding sequence ATGCGCTACACCCTACCACTCGGGAGTCGGCCGTTCGGCCCGCTGTGCATTATGCCCCAGATGGAGGTGGTCGAACTGGAGCCGCGACCAACCAACAGGGACAACCGCCTCTATGGCGCATCGGAACTGTCCGGTTTGGGTAGGACGGGGCATCAGTCACAAAGGCGGCCCCAACACAACCAGGATCCTGATCACGATGCAGAAAGTACCGTGGCCGTATTTCCAGACGAGCTAGACCGGATCCTCGAAAAATTGGTCATTGTCGTGCCTTGCAAAGATGAGCCGGTCGACGTCATCAGGGGGGTGATCGCAGGCATCCCGAGCCGCTGCGCGGTGATCTTGGTGTCGAACTGTTCTCACCAGCACGGAGAGAACGGTTGGGAGGCTCAAGAAAGAATGCTGGCAGGATTCTGTGCTTGGGGTAGGGAGGGGTGTTTTGTACACCAGCAATATCCCGGCGCCGCAATGGCGTTTAAGGAAGCAGGAGTCCCCGAGATCCTAGATACAGCTTCCGGGAGAATACGAAacgggaaaggggaggggatgtATTTGGGCATTGCCATGGCCAAGTCCTAtttcccacaccaccaatACATTGGCTTCATCGACGCCGATAATCGCATTCCGGGCTCCGTGGTAGAATACTGCAAGGCGTACGCCGGTGGGTTTGCTTTAGCACAACGCTCTGCAGCCAAAAGTGGTACAGAGCGCGAAGATGTTATGGTCCGCATCTCATGGGCTAGCAAGCCCAAATACAGCGCGAGCACTGGTCGGATCGAGTTCGTCCAACAAGGACGAAGTTCTCGCATCATCAACTCGTTTCTAAACAGGCTGTTTGCGAAAGCGGGACAGCAGGACGAGTTCATCACGACGGGGAACGCTGGGGAGCACGCCATGACCATGGAGATGGCgctgaagatgaggatggcaaACGGGTATGCCATCGAGCCGTTTCAGTACATTGAGCCGCTCCTGAGAAACAAGATCCCATCCGCGAATCTGCCCAATGCTTCCCAGACAACCCGCATTGTTCAGATCAAGACTGCAAATCCTCATCTGCATCGTGAAACGGGGGATGAGCATATTATCAAGATGTGGGCAGCTGGTCTGGGGGCTCTATACCATCACCTTCTTGGGGTAGACTCAGTTTCAGGCCTTGGAACCACCACTCTTGCCACCCTTCGCAAGGATATGCACAGATTTGCCTTACAGAATGGCGCGATCCAGGGCCAAGAAGAGCTCCCACGTCCAAACATCTACCCCTCTCTCGATAACGCCGATTTAGATTCGTTCCGGGATCTTCTTGGCGAGCCGTGTTCGGGTCATGTATATGAAGGTCTTGGTTTCTATGGATTGGTAGACCAAGCATGGGCCAGCTCAGGCACGAACAGCCCGGCATCTCAGTCAACCTTGGAGCACGATTCgtggggagaagatgatcaACGGTCTTCTGCCTCCTCGGAGGAAGAACCTGAGGTCTTGTCAGACTCCTCGAAACAGGGCGAGTGA